One genomic region from Kineobactrum salinum encodes:
- the panC gene encoding pantoate--beta-alanine ligase — translation MRTYAGATPLQATLRDCRQQGQRIAFVPTMGNLHEGHLELVRRAHSLADIVVVSIFVNPLQFGPGEDLDRYPRTLAADKEKLFSEGVQLLYVPEVAEIYPEGMGIHTQVQVPDLSETLCGSSRPGHFNGVTTVVNKLFNIIQPDVAVFGEKDFQQLSIIRKMVKDLCMPIRIEGVATARDTDGLAKSSRNGFLNAEQRRVAPLIHHTLLACRDAIACGFDNFLQLESHARMQLLQAGFEPDYFAIRDAHTLRAVTEQTEEIAILAAARLGSTRLIDNVRLALNPVSDWGMLASS, via the coding sequence ATGCGGACTTATGCCGGCGCCACGCCACTGCAGGCAACCCTCCGCGACTGTCGCCAACAGGGCCAGCGCATCGCTTTCGTTCCCACCATGGGCAATCTTCACGAAGGGCATCTGGAGCTGGTGCGCAGGGCGCACAGTCTCGCGGACATCGTGGTGGTCAGTATTTTTGTGAATCCGCTGCAATTCGGCCCCGGTGAGGATCTCGACCGCTATCCCCGCACCCTGGCCGCCGACAAGGAAAAACTGTTCAGCGAAGGCGTCCAGCTGCTGTACGTGCCGGAGGTGGCGGAGATCTACCCCGAGGGCATGGGCATCCACACCCAGGTGCAGGTACCCGACCTGTCCGAGACCCTCTGTGGCAGCAGCCGCCCCGGTCATTTCAACGGCGTCACCACGGTGGTGAACAAGCTGTTCAATATTATCCAGCCCGATGTGGCGGTGTTCGGTGAAAAGGACTTCCAGCAGTTGTCCATTATCCGCAAGATGGTCAAGGATCTGTGCATGCCCATCAGGATCGAGGGCGTCGCCACGGCCCGCGACACCGACGGCCTGGCCAAGAGTTCCCGCAATGGCTTCCTGAATGCCGAACAGCGCCGCGTAGCGCCACTGATCCATCACACCTTGCTGGCCTGCCGCGACGCCATTGCCTGCGGCTTCGACAATTTCCTGCAACTGGAATCTCACGCCCGCATGCAATTGCTGCAGGCCGGTTTCGAGCCGGACTACTTCGCCATCCGCGATGCCCACACCCTGCGCGCAGTCACTGAGCAGACCGAGGAGATCGCCATCCTGGCGGCGGCGCGGCTGGGCTCCACGCGCCTGATCGACAATGTGCGCCTGGCCCTGAACCCGGTGTCCGACTGGGGGATGCTGGCCTCCTCCTGA